One Paraburkholderia agricolaris genomic region harbors:
- a CDS encoding DMT family transporter → MSKQERLLLLSDLMLLAVAVVWGTSYGVVKSALVFYPVLGLLAMRFGITFVILSPTLRHLRAADARTLRGVLIAGALLLGIFLCETFGILLTRAANAAFLISLCVVLTPLVEWWMLKRTPSRIEWGAVGLSLLGAWLLAGEGALSFNPGDALILLAALLRALNVCVTKRVMRDSALPPLSVTAVQSGVVAFGSAAVALLFAPQQWQPVPSLAGHAVFWGYIGYLVIACTLFAFFAQNFAIKRSSPTRVSLLMGSEPAFGALFACLWLGERISTAAWIGGALIVVASILATVRWTALRVSAA, encoded by the coding sequence CCGATCTGATGCTGCTCGCGGTCGCAGTGGTCTGGGGCACCAGTTACGGCGTCGTCAAAAGCGCCCTGGTGTTCTACCCGGTGCTGGGCTTGCTGGCGATGCGCTTCGGCATCACTTTCGTGATCCTGTCGCCCACCTTGCGTCACTTACGCGCTGCCGATGCCCGCACGCTGCGCGGCGTGCTGATCGCGGGCGCCCTGCTGCTCGGCATCTTTCTGTGCGAGACCTTCGGCATTCTGCTCACGCGTGCGGCCAATGCGGCGTTTCTGATCAGCCTGTGCGTGGTGCTGACGCCGCTCGTCGAATGGTGGATGCTCAAGCGCACGCCGAGCCGCATCGAATGGGGGGCGGTCGGGCTGTCGCTGCTGGGTGCCTGGTTGCTGGCGGGGGAGGGGGCACTGAGTTTCAATCCCGGCGACGCGCTGATTCTGCTCGCCGCGCTGCTGCGCGCGCTGAATGTGTGCGTGACCAAGCGCGTGATGCGCGACTCGGCGTTACCGCCTTTGTCGGTGACGGCGGTTCAGTCGGGCGTGGTCGCGTTCGGCAGCGCGGCGGTTGCGCTGTTGTTTGCGCCGCAACAGTGGCAACCGGTGCCGTCGCTCGCCGGGCATGCGGTGTTCTGGGGCTACATCGGCTATCTGGTGATAGCGTGCACACTGTTCGCGTTCTTCGCGCAAAACTTCGCGATCAAACGCAGCAGCCCGACGCGCGTGTCCTTGCTGATGGGGAGCGAACCCGCGTTCGGTGCGCTGTTCGCGTGCCTCTGGCTAGGTGAACGGATTTCAACGGCAGCGTGGATCGGCGGTGCCTTGATCGTCGTGGCGTCGATTCTTGCCACGGTGCGATGGACGGCGCTGCGGGTGAGCGCCGCCTAA
- a CDS encoding pyridoxamine 5'-phosphate oxidase family protein, which produces MNYTHPYPSDIAFTPTVKAIQARHGSRDAYARMESERGWETRITPDVAGFIEQQTSVFFATANEEGQPYIQHRGGPAGFLRVLDDHTIAFADFAGNRQYITLGNLADNPKAYLFLIDYARRRRIKLWGNARVVEDDPELLARLMPQGYKARGERVIVMTVSAWDMNCPQHIPQRFEAADVAAALAERDRRIETLEAEIARLRAASRA; this is translated from the coding sequence ATGAACTACACACACCCGTACCCGAGCGACATCGCCTTCACGCCGACGGTGAAGGCGATCCAGGCACGCCATGGTTCGCGTGATGCGTATGCGCGCATGGAAAGCGAACGCGGCTGGGAAACGCGCATCACGCCGGATGTCGCAGGCTTCATCGAGCAGCAGACGAGCGTATTTTTTGCCACCGCGAATGAAGAAGGCCAGCCCTATATTCAGCATCGCGGCGGCCCTGCGGGTTTTCTGCGCGTACTCGACGACCACACAATCGCGTTCGCCGATTTCGCCGGCAATCGCCAGTACATCACGCTGGGCAATCTCGCCGACAACCCGAAGGCGTATCTCTTCCTGATCGACTATGCGCGCCGGCGCCGCATCAAGCTATGGGGCAACGCGCGCGTGGTCGAAGACGATCCGGAGCTGCTGGCCAGACTGATGCCACAGGGCTATAAAGCGCGCGGCGAACGGGTGATCGTGATGACCGTCAGCGCGTGGGATATGAACTGTCCGCAACATATTCCGCAGCGGTTCGAAGCCGCGGACGTGGCTGCCGCGCTGGCGGAACGGGACCGGCGCATCGAGACGCTGGAAGCCGAAATCGCGCGATTACGGGCGGCATCGCGCGCATGA
- a CDS encoding MFS transporter gives MPRPPADSVGDSSFSLPKHPPFQRFWCTRILSSLSFQMLAVAMGWHIYALTHSAFALGLVGLAQFLPMFVLTLVVGHVADRYDRRRIAAICQSLESVAALLFAVGTFGGWISAPVIYVLAACVGAARAFESPAVASLLPGVVPRAQLPKATAWATSANQSAQIAGPALGGLLYGIGPGAAYLACTLSFAAAAASVWAIPLQAKLASRAPVTLESVFSGIAFIRKEPVILGALSLDLFAVLFGGATALLPVFARDILHAGPLGLGLLRSGTAIGALAGTIWLAHFPLRNRPGAAMFGGVIAFGAATIVFGLSHQFFLSFFALMVLGASDTISVVVRLSLVQLRTPDEMLGRVSAVNSLFIGTSNQLGEFESGVTAGWWGAQPAVLVGGIATIAVALLWMRFFPELKRTRSLEREEEALVPSH, from the coding sequence ATGCCCCGACCTCCGGCCGATTCCGTCGGCGACTCTAGTTTCAGTTTGCCAAAGCATCCTCCGTTTCAGCGTTTCTGGTGTACCCGTATCCTCTCGTCGCTGTCGTTCCAGATGCTCGCCGTCGCAATGGGCTGGCATATCTACGCGCTAACGCATAGCGCCTTCGCACTGGGCCTCGTCGGCCTCGCCCAATTCCTGCCGATGTTCGTGCTGACGCTCGTGGTCGGCCATGTTGCCGATCGCTACGACCGTCGCCGGATCGCCGCCATCTGTCAAAGCCTTGAAAGCGTCGCTGCATTGTTGTTCGCCGTCGGCACCTTCGGCGGCTGGATCAGCGCGCCGGTTATCTATGTACTGGCCGCATGCGTGGGTGCGGCTCGCGCCTTCGAGTCCCCCGCGGTCGCTTCGCTGTTGCCAGGCGTCGTGCCGCGCGCGCAATTGCCCAAAGCGACGGCATGGGCCACTTCCGCCAACCAGTCCGCGCAGATCGCGGGTCCGGCATTGGGCGGTCTGCTTTACGGCATCGGCCCCGGTGCGGCTTACCTTGCATGCACGCTGTCGTTCGCGGCCGCCGCTGCCTCGGTGTGGGCCATCCCATTGCAGGCGAAGTTGGCAAGCCGCGCGCCGGTGACGCTCGAGTCGGTGTTCTCGGGTATCGCTTTTATTCGCAAAGAACCCGTAATCCTCGGCGCACTGTCGCTCGATCTGTTCGCGGTCCTGTTCGGCGGCGCGACGGCGCTGTTGCCGGTCTTCGCTCGCGACATCCTGCATGCCGGACCGCTTGGTCTCGGCCTGTTGCGCTCGGGCACCGCGATCGGCGCACTCGCGGGCACCATCTGGCTCGCACATTTCCCGCTGCGCAACCGGCCCGGCGCTGCGATGTTCGGCGGCGTGATTGCGTTTGGCGCCGCCACGATCGTATTCGGTCTGTCGCACCAGTTCTTCCTGTCATTCTTCGCGCTGATGGTGCTGGGTGCGTCGGACACGATCAGCGTCGTGGTGCGCCTGTCGCTCGTGCAACTGCGTACGCCGGACGAAATGCTGGGCCGTGTCAGCGCGGTCAACTCGCTTTTCATAGGGACGTCGAATCAACTTGGCGAATTCGAATCGGGTGTGACGGCAGGGTGGTGGGGCGCGCAGCCGGCCGTTCTGGTAGGCGGCATCGCAACGATCGCCGTCGCCTTGTTGTGGATGCGATTCTTTCCGGAACTCAAGCGAACCCGCTCGCTTGAACGGGAGGAGGAGGCTTTGGTGCCGAGCCATTGA
- a CDS encoding P1 family peptidase: MRTRELGIRIGRGTPGRFNAITDVAGVRVGHHTLNVEAGEASTHTGVTIIEPRAGSARMAPCFAGCHILNGNGDATGLEWIREAGLLTTPIAYTNTHSVGVVRDALVAAERNETNGDVYWCMPVVLETYDGLLNDVWGQHVTADHVQRARAEARTGEVREGNVGGGTGMICHEFKGGIGTASRVLKPAEGGWTVGALVQANYGRRDALRVAGYPVGEVLGEVHSPFRQTEGGRTGEPGMGSIAVTLATDAPLLPHQCTRLAQRASVGIARMGGGTEDSSGDIFVAFSVGNSNLPAASYGRVGKPTTAVEMVNNDHMSALFSAAAEAVEEAIVNALLAATDMSTRGARVEAIGSERLLSALRKVGWRPDSQNR, encoded by the coding sequence ATGCGTACAAGGGAACTCGGCATCCGTATCGGACGCGGCACACCAGGGCGTTTCAATGCGATTACCGATGTCGCCGGCGTTCGTGTCGGGCATCACACGTTGAATGTGGAAGCGGGAGAGGCGTCGACCCACACCGGCGTGACCATCATCGAACCACGCGCGGGCAGTGCGCGCATGGCGCCGTGCTTTGCGGGATGTCACATTCTGAACGGTAATGGCGACGCAACCGGCCTCGAGTGGATACGCGAGGCGGGTCTGCTGACGACACCGATCGCGTACACCAACACGCATAGTGTTGGCGTGGTGCGCGACGCGCTGGTCGCGGCGGAGCGGAATGAAACCAACGGCGACGTGTACTGGTGCATGCCGGTCGTGCTCGAGACCTACGACGGACTGCTCAATGATGTCTGGGGGCAGCATGTCACCGCGGACCACGTGCAGCGAGCGCGAGCCGAGGCGCGCACGGGCGAGGTGAGGGAGGGGAACGTAGGCGGTGGCACGGGGATGATCTGCCACGAGTTCAAAGGGGGGATCGGCACGGCATCGCGGGTGTTGAAACCCGCCGAAGGAGGCTGGACTGTTGGGGCGCTGGTGCAGGCGAACTATGGCCGGCGCGACGCGCTGCGGGTGGCGGGGTATCCGGTGGGCGAAGTGCTCGGGGAGGTACATTCGCCTTTCAGGCAAACCGAAGGAGGGCGCACCGGGGAGCCGGGCATGGGCTCGATTGCCGTGACGCTCGCAACGGATGCGCCTTTGCTGCCGCATCAGTGCACGCGCCTCGCGCAGCGGGCGAGCGTAGGAATTGCGCGCATGGGTGGGGGCACGGAAGATTCCAGCGGCGATATATTCGTGGCCTTCTCAGTCGGGAATTCGAATCTGCCGGCGGCGAGCTACGGGCGCGTCGGCAAGCCCACCACGGCCGTGGAGATGGTGAATAACGATCACATGTCCGCGTTGTTTTCGGCCGCGGCAGAAGCCGTTGAAGAAGCCATCGTCAATGCGCTGCTAGCCGCGACGGATATGAGCACACGCGGCGCCCGCGTGGAGGCGATCGGCTCCGAACGTTTACTTTCTGCGCTTCGCAAGGTGGGATGGAGGCCTGACAGCCAGAATCGGTGA
- a CDS encoding APC family permease has protein sequence MDVEKNIAKEMKMAITETSVAAQAVSAGLGTSSALKQSLSVRDVVMITVSGVTPASSIFVIAPFAIQQAGSGAVLSFLLGGVLALAFALCYAELSAAHRSAGGEYVMAKRVFGALPGYLTFIAVLAVSVFIPAVLASGAAPYLNNALGTSFSNQSVALAIVVLSYVLGILNIKTNAWITGAFLTVEVLVLLLIAYLGFSEPHRAFGALVHPQVASNGTLIAATAAAIIPAVGTAIFCYNGFGAAVFLAEDLEGGNRSVAKAVMYSLLVILLIELIPLTAIVLGAPSLIDMSKSADPIGYVVRELSSPVIMRVVSAGIFLSVFNAIIAIVIQVGRLLYSSGRHALWVRGCNHAFTRIHPRFDSPWLATLTLAIPSALLLFVSSLDELTAFTVDLLLVIYIVIAVAALASRVVRRDVEHHYRMPLWPLPPLVAIVGATYTLYTTMQSAAKPTDLYIIGGLLVLALAMYAAWARHSVTFREL, from the coding sequence ATGGACGTTGAAAAAAACATTGCAAAGGAGATGAAGATGGCGATCACGGAAACATCGGTTGCGGCGCAGGCCGTCTCCGCGGGGCTGGGCACGTCCAGCGCGCTGAAGCAGTCGCTCAGCGTGCGGGATGTGGTGATGATTACCGTATCGGGGGTGACGCCCGCCAGTTCCATCTTCGTGATCGCGCCGTTTGCGATCCAGCAGGCGGGCAGCGGGGCGGTATTGTCGTTCCTGTTAGGCGGCGTGCTCGCGCTGGCTTTCGCGTTGTGCTATGCGGAATTGAGCGCGGCGCATCGCAGCGCCGGTGGCGAGTACGTGATGGCGAAACGGGTGTTCGGTGCGCTGCCGGGCTATCTGACCTTCATCGCGGTGCTGGCTGTCAGTGTGTTCATCCCTGCCGTGCTGGCGAGCGGCGCGGCGCCATATCTGAACAATGCCCTCGGCACGAGCTTCAGCAATCAGTCCGTCGCGCTCGCGATCGTCGTACTCAGTTACGTGCTCGGCATTCTCAACATCAAGACCAACGCGTGGATCACCGGCGCGTTCCTGACGGTCGAAGTGCTGGTGCTTCTCCTGATTGCCTATCTGGGGTTTTCAGAGCCGCATCGTGCCTTTGGCGCGTTGGTTCATCCTCAGGTCGCGAGCAATGGCACGCTGATTGCCGCGACTGCCGCCGCGATCATCCCGGCAGTGGGCACAGCGATCTTTTGCTACAACGGTTTCGGCGCCGCGGTGTTTCTCGCTGAGGACCTCGAAGGGGGCAATCGCAGTGTCGCGAAAGCCGTCATGTACTCGTTGCTGGTCATCCTGCTGATCGAATTGATCCCGTTGACGGCGATCGTGCTCGGCGCGCCCTCACTGATCGATATGTCGAAGAGCGCGGATCCGATTGGTTACGTGGTCCGCGAACTCAGCAGCCCGGTCATCATGCGCGTGGTGAGCGCGGGGATTTTCCTGTCGGTATTCAACGCGATTATCGCCATCGTGATTCAGGTGGGACGTCTGCTGTATAGCAGTGGCCGCCACGCACTGTGGGTGCGCGGTTGCAACCACGCCTTCACGCGCATTCATCCGCGCTTCGATTCGCCCTGGCTCGCCACGTTGACGCTGGCGATTCCGTCCGCGCTGCTGCTTTTCGTATCGAGCCTGGATGAACTGACCGCGTTCACGGTCGACCTGCTGCTGGTGATCTACATCGTGATCGCGGTGGCGGCGCTGGCGAGCCGCGTGGTGCGGCGCGATGTCGAGCATCACTACCGGATGCCGTTGTGGCCGCTGCCGCCGCTGGTGGCGATCGTCGGCGCAACCTACACGTTGTATACGACAATGCAGAGCGCGGCCAAGCCGACGGATCTGTACATCATTGGTGGATTGTTGGTGTTGGCGCTCGCGATGTATGCGGCGTGGGCACGTCATAGCGTGACGTTTCGCGAACTTTGA
- a CDS encoding helix-turn-helix transcriptional regulator, whose translation MDRLFTEVAMHQALARVIDQLGGSRFWRNLILLLNEMVPFDNALAVLVGQDGVPGVLEEFDAGGTDKPSPVPLYLNGLYLLDPFLQAAHDGLADGLYRLEEVAPDLFRQSEYFLSYFRDAVGVDELQLILKVAPAGGVVSLSLGAKARFDVETLGRLSVCAPWLIATIRQHVARLATEPGKSVESGDLSGRVERALAGFGAELLSEREMAIARLVLRGNSSKAIAERLAISPETVKVHRRNLYNKLGISTQPELFSLFIQALGHEAA comes from the coding sequence ATGGATCGACTGTTCACGGAAGTAGCAATGCATCAGGCCCTGGCGCGTGTGATCGACCAGTTGGGTGGGTCCCGGTTCTGGCGGAATCTGATTCTTCTGCTGAACGAAATGGTGCCGTTTGACAATGCGCTGGCGGTGCTCGTCGGTCAGGATGGGGTGCCCGGCGTGTTGGAAGAGTTCGATGCCGGAGGTACGGACAAGCCGTCGCCGGTGCCGCTTTACCTGAACGGACTGTATCTACTGGATCCCTTTCTGCAGGCCGCACATGACGGGTTAGCCGACGGGCTCTATCGGCTTGAAGAGGTGGCGCCGGATCTGTTCCGGCAAAGCGAATACTTCCTGAGTTACTTCCGCGATGCGGTTGGGGTGGATGAACTGCAACTGATTCTCAAAGTTGCGCCTGCGGGCGGCGTGGTGTCGTTGTCGCTGGGAGCGAAGGCGCGATTCGATGTGGAGACGCTTGGGCGGCTTTCCGTTTGCGCGCCCTGGCTGATCGCGACGATACGCCAGCATGTGGCGCGTCTCGCCACCGAACCCGGCAAGAGCGTGGAGAGCGGCGATCTATCCGGACGGGTCGAGCGCGCGTTAGCCGGGTTTGGGGCGGAGTTGCTGTCGGAGCGGGAAATGGCGATTGCGCGCCTGGTGTTGCGCGGCAACTCTTCCAAAGCGATTGCCGAACGGCTGGCTATTTCACCGGAGACAGTGAAGGTACACCGGCGGAATCTTTATAACAAGCTCGGCATTTCGACGCAGCCGGAACTATTTTCGTTGTTTATTCAGGCGTTGGGGCATGAGGCGGCGTAG
- a CDS encoding maleate cis-trans isomerase family protein codes for MSMNAPHDDAYAKLDFVLDDGICRRAAIGLVVLATDHTIEHEWRKLLTQDGVAFYESRVYNSAEITPERLMEMESRIAAAVALIRPGERIDVVAFGCTSASMVIGEEKVFERIHEARPGVACTTPITAALAALRALGTQRVALLTPYVRPINNTMRDYIEARGVGVTRMASFEHANDNEVARIDAASLEAAVGHLAQSADVDAVFVSCTSLRIAGLIPELEARIGKPVISSNFAMAWHALRLAGVEDCEPQLGRLFAL; via the coding sequence ATGAGCATGAATGCACCGCACGACGACGCTTATGCAAAACTCGATTTCGTGCTGGACGACGGCATCTGCCGGCGTGCCGCCATTGGTCTCGTGGTGCTCGCGACCGACCATACGATCGAGCACGAATGGCGCAAGCTGCTGACGCAGGATGGCGTGGCGTTCTACGAAAGCCGCGTGTACAACTCGGCGGAAATCACGCCTGAACGGCTGATGGAAATGGAATCCCGTATTGCGGCGGCGGTGGCGCTGATTCGACCTGGCGAGCGGATCGATGTCGTGGCGTTTGGCTGCACGTCGGCATCGATGGTGATCGGCGAGGAGAAGGTGTTCGAGCGCATCCACGAAGCGCGTCCCGGCGTCGCGTGCACCACGCCGATCACCGCCGCGCTCGCGGCGTTGCGTGCGCTCGGCACGCAGCGCGTCGCATTGTTGACACCCTATGTGCGTCCGATCAACAACACGATGCGCGACTACATCGAAGCGCGCGGTGTCGGCGTCACGCGTATGGCCTCGTTCGAGCATGCGAACGACAACGAAGTGGCGCGAATCGACGCCGCGTCTTTAGAAGCCGCCGTCGGGCATCTCGCACAGAGCGCCGACGTGGACGCTGTTTTCGTGTCCTGCACGAGTCTGCGGATTGCCGGGCTCATTCCAGAACTCGAGGCAAGGATCGGCAAGCCCGTGATATCGAGCAACTTCGCGATGGCGTGGCATGCGTTGCGCCTCGCAGGCGTGGAGGATTGCGAACCTCAATTGGGTCGTTTGTTCGCGCTGTGA
- a CDS encoding D-amino acid dehydrogenase gives MKSVILGGGIAGVTAAWYLAKEGREVTVIDRRPGVALETSFANAGLVAPGHSYTWASPRAPKILLKSLFVDGQALRLKLNADPHMWIWCLQFLRNCTAERSRRNTTRKVALCRYAQTQLQQLTAAEHLQYDRLSRGLLYLYRDEASLARGTRNMSILKDNGLPLRTLDAAQVVAREPALSAARDRIAGAIYCPTDESGDAHLFTRALKAACERLGVRFEFDTPISAIEASGDQIIGVRTPGGLVGGDEFVLALGSWSPIVARRLGYRLPVYPVKGYSATFPVRPGHRPPDLGGVDENNLVAWARFGERLRFTATAEFAGYDTRHTPADFTTMLQAARELFPDGADYDNPSYWAGLRPMTPEGTPLIGRTRHRNLYLNTGHGHMGWTMSCGTAKLLADVMAGRQPEIDMTGMTLK, from the coding sequence ATGAAAAGCGTCATTCTGGGTGGCGGGATCGCAGGCGTCACGGCGGCCTGGTACCTCGCGAAAGAGGGGCGCGAGGTGACGGTGATCGACCGCCGGCCGGGCGTTGCGCTCGAGACCAGTTTCGCCAACGCCGGGTTGGTCGCGCCGGGCCACTCCTATACATGGGCGTCCCCCCGTGCACCGAAAATCCTGCTGAAGTCGCTCTTCGTCGACGGGCAGGCGCTACGGCTCAAGCTCAACGCAGACCCGCACATGTGGATCTGGTGCCTCCAGTTCCTGCGAAACTGCACCGCGGAACGCTCGCGCCGGAACACGACGCGCAAGGTCGCGCTTTGCCGCTACGCACAGACGCAACTGCAACAGTTGACGGCCGCCGAGCATCTGCAATACGACCGCCTTAGCCGTGGCCTGTTGTATCTCTATCGCGACGAAGCGTCCCTCGCGCGCGGCACGCGGAACATGTCGATCCTCAAGGACAACGGCCTGCCGCTCCGCACGCTCGATGCAGCCCAGGTTGTCGCACGGGAACCGGCGCTGAGCGCGGCGCGTGACAGGATTGCCGGGGCGATCTATTGCCCCACCGACGAAAGCGGCGACGCGCACCTTTTTACTCGCGCGTTGAAAGCGGCGTGCGAACGCCTTGGTGTGCGTTTCGAATTCGACACGCCGATCAGCGCAATCGAGGCTTCGGGCGACCAGATAATCGGCGTGCGTACGCCAGGAGGACTCGTGGGGGGTGACGAGTTCGTGCTGGCGCTCGGTTCCTGGTCGCCGATTGTTGCGCGTCGCCTCGGCTATCGGCTACCGGTGTATCCGGTAAAGGGCTACTCGGCCACCTTCCCGGTTCGACCGGGTCACCGTCCGCCGGACCTTGGCGGTGTCGATGAGAACAACCTCGTGGCGTGGGCGCGTTTTGGCGAGCGGCTGCGTTTTACCGCAACCGCGGAATTCGCCGGTTATGACACCCGCCATACACCCGCAGACTTCACGACCATGCTGCAGGCAGCACGCGAACTGTTTCCCGATGGCGCCGACTATGACAACCCGTCCTACTGGGCCGGTTTGCGGCCGATGACGCCGGAGGGGACGCCCTTGATCGGCCGCACGCGTCACAGGAACCTGTACCTGAACACCGGGCACGGGCACATGGGATGGACCATGTCGTGCGGCACCGCGAAACTGCTGGCCGACGTCATGGCTGGTCGCCAACCCGAGATCGACATGACAGGGATGACACTGAAATGA
- a CDS encoding branched-chain amino acid ABC transporter substrate-binding protein — MAALAVLAGTVPGSARSQGATIKIGVPVPLSGSSANAGQDIVNGAKLAAAKINAAGGVLGKQIELVPEDDACDAQTAVQAAQKLVDAGVVAVAGGYCSSAALPELTTFHRAGIPYVMDASTNPKLTEMGYDNVFRTIGRDDEQGPFAANFMKNFLHAKRAAVINDNTTYSKGLADNTVDALKKDGVDVVYDDAITPGQMDYSPTLTHVAALKPDVIYYTGYFAEAGLLVKEARQLGMKMTLMGGDATNDPTLMKTAGPAADDMLITTAPLAQFLSAAHGYVDDYTKAYGQGPGPYSVYEYDAVGVTAKAIANAKSTTPAAITAALHKISGYQGVTGAISFNAKGDRSNAVYIVITVRGGNFTPYQRLDSGGHWVAMK; from the coding sequence ATGGCCGCGCTCGCCGTGCTCGCCGGCACCGTCCCCGGTTCGGCGCGCAGCCAGGGCGCGACGATCAAGATCGGCGTGCCAGTGCCGCTGTCGGGCAGTAGCGCCAACGCGGGCCAGGACATCGTCAACGGCGCCAAACTCGCCGCCGCCAAAATCAACGCGGCCGGCGGCGTGCTCGGCAAGCAGATCGAACTGGTGCCGGAAGACGACGCCTGCGATGCACAGACAGCGGTACAGGCAGCGCAGAAACTCGTCGATGCGGGCGTCGTGGCGGTGGCTGGCGGCTACTGCTCCAGCGCGGCGCTGCCGGAGTTGACAACCTTTCACCGAGCCGGCATTCCTTACGTAATGGACGCGTCGACCAATCCCAAGCTGACCGAGATGGGCTACGACAACGTGTTCCGCACGATCGGCCGTGATGACGAGCAAGGCCCGTTTGCCGCCAACTTCATGAAGAACTTCCTGCACGCAAAACGGGCGGCGGTCATCAACGACAACACGACTTATTCCAAGGGTCTCGCCGATAACACGGTGGACGCCCTGAAGAAGGACGGCGTCGATGTGGTCTACGACGACGCGATCACGCCCGGCCAGATGGACTATTCGCCGACGCTGACCCACGTTGCGGCACTGAAGCCGGACGTCATCTATTACACCGGCTATTTCGCCGAAGCGGGCCTGCTGGTGAAGGAAGCGCGGCAACTAGGCATGAAAATGACGCTGATGGGCGGCGACGCCACCAACGACCCCACGCTGATGAAAACAGCCGGCCCCGCCGCCGACGACATGCTCATCACCACGGCGCCGCTGGCGCAATTCCTGAGCGCCGCGCACGGCTACGTCGACGACTATACGAAGGCTTACGGGCAAGGCCCCGGCCCCTATTCCGTCTACGAATACGATGCCGTCGGAGTCACGGCAAAAGCGATCGCGAACGCAAAATCGACGACGCCCGCGGCGATCACTGCTGCCCTGCACAAAATCTCGGGCTATCAAGGCGTGACGGGAGCCATCAGCTTCAATGCCAAAGGTGATCGCAGCAACGCGGTGTATATCGTCATCACCGTGCGCGGCGGCAATTTCACGCCGTATCAGCGGCTCGATTCCGGCGGACACTGGGTGGCGATGAAGTAG
- a CDS encoding branched-chain amino acid ABC transporter permease, with protein sequence MSTFFQFVIEGLTTGSFYALVALGYTMVYGIIRLINFAHGDLFMVGAFVGWTALTALAAVHLPLALALLIALVASMAVTGALGLAIERLAYQPLLRAPRLSILITALGVSLALENGVLLLYGAGFDTYPHVLSQAGLDLLGVRVSFTQIGIIVASLALMLALYFFVHHTFLGTAMRALAIDQDAARLMGVNVERLIQLTFLLGSVLAAVAGVMEGLYYTQINFFMGFVLGLRAFTAAVLGGIGNIPGAMAGGILIGLLEAFGAGYVSSQWTDVLVFGVLIGVLVIKPTGLFGERVVERM encoded by the coding sequence ATGAGCACCTTTTTCCAGTTCGTCATCGAAGGGCTGACGACGGGCTCTTTCTATGCCCTCGTCGCCCTCGGCTACACGATGGTCTACGGGATTATCAGGCTGATCAACTTCGCTCACGGCGACCTGTTCATGGTCGGTGCGTTCGTCGGCTGGACCGCTTTGACGGCACTCGCCGCGGTGCACCTGCCGCTTGCTCTCGCGCTGCTGATTGCGCTCGTTGCTTCGATGGCCGTCACCGGCGCCCTGGGTCTTGCCATCGAGCGCCTCGCATATCAGCCGCTGTTGCGCGCGCCGCGGTTGTCGATCCTGATCACCGCGCTCGGCGTTTCGCTCGCGCTGGAGAACGGCGTGCTGCTGCTCTACGGGGCCGGTTTCGACACCTACCCGCATGTGCTCAGCCAGGCAGGACTCGACCTGCTCGGCGTGCGAGTCAGCTTCACGCAGATCGGCATCATCGTGGCGAGCCTCGCGCTGATGCTGGCGCTTTACTTCTTCGTCCATCACACCTTCCTCGGCACGGCCATGCGCGCGCTGGCGATCGATCAGGACGCGGCACGTCTGATGGGCGTCAATGTCGAGCGGCTGATCCAACTGACCTTTCTGCTTGGTTCGGTATTGGCCGCCGTCGCCGGCGTCATGGAAGGGCTCTACTACACGCAGATCAATTTCTTCATGGGCTTCGTGCTGGGCTTGCGTGCATTCACCGCCGCCGTTCTCGGCGGCATCGGCAACATTCCGGGCGCGATGGCCGGCGGTATTCTGATCGGCCTGCTCGAAGCATTCGGCGCCGGCTATGTTTCGTCGCAGTGGACCGATGTGCTGGTGTTCGGTGTACTGATCGGTGTGCTCGTGATCAAGCCGACGGGCTTGTTCGGCGAACGCGTCGTCGAGAGAATGTAG